The genomic window TATACAGTTCCCTCTAAATCCCTAGCTGCATAAAAATAGACAAATAAAAAAGACCTCTGAAAACTCAGGGGTCTTTTTTATGCTTATTTACAGCTCAGGTAACTTTGGTTTCTTCACGCTACCTAAATAATGGTCAAGTAGAATTTTAGGATTATGCCCAGTAATTGAAGACACCTCAGCAACTGTTAAACCACTATCTACACAATGGCTAACAAAGGTATGTCTAGTATTGTAGAGAGGTCTGTGAGCTATCCCCAAAGCCTTCAGAGTGTTCCTCCAACAACGCTGGCTGAGATTATGGTCATCTATAGGTAAACCTGTAGGAGAAGGAAACAGTAACTCTTCCTGCCCTTTTTTGGGGCGTTCCTGTAGCATTCTGAGTACAGTATCATTAATAGGGACAATCCTATACTTACCAGTCTTTGTAGTCTTTCTTTCTCTCACACTAGAGCTACCCTTAGACCTGCCTAAAGATTCATAGATATGTAACTCTCCTTTCTCTAGGTCTACGTGCTTCCATTGCAGACCTATAGCTTCAGAGGTTCTTAACCCAGTATTAAATAGCAGACATATCAAATCATGGTAGTGAGAGTAATGTTGACTTTCTTGAAGGTAATTTAGTATCTGCTTAACTTCTGCCCTAGTAAAAGGTTTAGCTCGTGGAGTTTGAGCAACCTTAACTTCCAGTTCCCCAAACAGATCCCTCCTGACTGCTTGTAGGATAGCAAGATATCTTTTTCTACTAGATGCTTTCAAACCCCTAGTAGTTAGCCACTTCATGAAAGCTTGTGCATCCTTTGAATTAGTTATTTCCTTACCAAAAGATTTCAGTAAATTTATGAGAGCAGAATCCGCATCATTATAGGTTTCTTCCAAACGTTCTTCTAATAGAGAAACCAAAGGAGGAAACTTTGCAGTAGGTTTTGGACCACCATTACCTGAGTAGACAATTCCTTGCAACCATAGATTATATTTATTTAAAGTATTGTCAAATTCACCTACTAGACAATCTTGGTATATTAATTTACCACAGTATTCCAGCCTAGCCCTTTCAACCTTATCATTCCACTTACCCCAGGTTAGGGAGTAATCTATCCCCTGATAAGTCCACCTGAGTAGACATCTAGAGCCATTCTTCCTGACCTTTAGTTCTCTCATGCCCGTATGCAAGTTTATGCAAAAACATGAAGACAACTATTAAAAGTAGAACCAAAGAATCAGTGTTCTAGCCATTAAGGGGGCTACAGCCTTCAATGCCATTGAAGTGCTCTACCAACTGAGCTATAACCCCTTCTGTTGCGTTATAGATTATCTCTTAATATTTAGTGTATTGTCAAGCGGTTTTGCAAATTAATTATTAACTTTAATATAGTGCGGTGTGAAGTAATTAATAGTTCACTTGCAACAAATAGCTCATACAATGCCCCATGAGAAAATACACAACTAACATGGCGGCGGCGGCAAGGGCAACCAATGTACCTGCCAACATGAGAGAAAATTCTTTATGCTCAACGGCCTTCTCCATTAGGTGTAGTGACCAAGCGACTAGAGCCACATCAAATAACAAAATAGGAATTAACATATTTCTTAATATTTTTTAACACTATGTGAAATAATCTTAACACTGTTTTGGGGAACTGTATTTAACTGGGGGTGATGTGACTCAATCTATATAATGGCTTTAGAATTAAGCGTACAAACGTACTGGGACTTGGCGATCGCGCAAATAATTCTTAATTTCAGCGACACTTAACTGTCCGTAATGTAGAAGCGATGCCAATAAAGCAGCTTCCGCCTTACCTTCAGTGAGTGCAGTATGGATATGTTCACAATTACCAGCACCACCAGAAGCAACCACCGGGATTTGTACAGCCTCAGCAATTGCCCGTGTTAACTCAATGTCATAACCAGCTTGAGTACCATCAGCGTCCATACTTGTCACCAACAGTTCTCCTGCGCCGCGTTTTTCAACTTCTTTAGCCCAAAATAGGGCATCTAAGCCAGTATTTTCTCTACCTCCACGCACATACACATCCCAGCCTGGATTATTGGGGTCAATTCTGCGCCTAGCATCAATAGCAATAACTATGCACTGATTACCAAAGCGATCGCTAGCCCGATTGATCAAGTCTGGATCACGTACTGCCGCAGAGTTAATACTAACCTTGTCTGCCCCAGCCCGTAACAAAGCTTTAACATTTTCTAAGGATTGGATACCGCCACCCACAGTTAAGGGAATAAAGACCTGTTCAGCAGTCCGGTGAACCACATCAAAAATAATATCTCTGTCTTCATGAGTAGCCGTAATATCTAGAAATACTAACTCATCTGCCCCAGCTTCGTTGTAAACCTTGGCCAGTTCTACCGGATCGCCTGCATCCTTGAGGTTGACAAAGTTAACTCCCTTAACAACCCGTCCCGCCTTGACATCTAAACAAGGTAAGATTCTTTTAGATAACATATATTTTTTAGCTCCTGGGTAATTGTCCGGAATTTAAATTGTAAATTGAGGTGGGCATTTCCCGCCGAAAATCTTCGCAGGCGTGTCTATGTGCAGTGTTATGGCGGAGATTGCGCTCAAACAGACCTAAACTGAAAGTTAAAGCTGAATTATGGCGATCATCTCCTCAAAAAAACAACCTCCAGAACCCAATGGAGAACCAAAACAGCATCGGGAGTCAGCAAAAGCAGCACCCAAAGAAAAGATTTTGCAACCTGAAGCGGCTGTTGATGAACAAGGTAAGCAAGAAGAAAGTATCAGACCACAAAAATTTGCTGACTACATCGGACAAAAAGACCTCAAGGATGTTTTAGATATTGCCATCAAAGCAGCCAAGTCGCGGGGTGAAGTTTTGGATCACTTGCTACTGTATGGCCCTCCCGGATTGGGTAAAACAACAATGGCAATGATATTAGCATCCGAGATGGGAGTCAACTATAAAATTACGAGTGCGCCAGCCTTAGAACGACCCAGGGATATTGTTGGGTTATTGGTGAACCTTAAACCGGGAGATATATTATTTATTGATGAGATTCATCGCCTCTCGCGGATGACCGAAGAAATACTGTATCCAGCGATGGAAGACTACCGCCTAGATATCACTGTGGGTAAAGGTTCTAGTGCCAGAATTAGAAGTTTACCCCTGTCCAAGTTTACCCTAGTAGGTGCAACAACCCGCGCTGGTGCTTTAACCTCACCACTGCGCGATCGCTTCGGCTTAATTCAAAAACTGCGCTTTTATGAAGTTGACGAACTCAGTAAAATAGTCCTGCGGAGTTCCCAATTACTCCAAACCAATGTCACCGACGATGGCGCGATCGAAATTGCCCGCCGTTCACGGGGAACACCACGGATTGCGAATCGGTTACTTAAACGTGTACGTGATTATGCTGAAGTAAAATCCTGTGCAGAAGTTACCCAAGATGTCGCAGCCGAGGCATTGCAACTATTCCAAGTAGACCCATGCGGTTTAGATTGGACAGATCGCCGGATGCTAAGTGTAATTATTGAACAATTTAATGGGGGGCCTGTAGGCTTAGAAACCATTGCCGCAGCCACTGGTGAAGATACCCAAACCATTGAGGAAGTTTACGAACCCTACCTGATGCAAATTGGTTACCTCAGTCGAACTCCCCGTGGAAGAACAGCCACAAAAGCCGCATACAAGCACATGGGATTTACACCACCCAATGAGCAGATGTCTTTACTTTGACCCCCAATCCCCAATCCCCAATCCCCAATCCCCAGTCCCCAGTCCCCAGTCCCCAGTCCCCAATCCCCATTCCCCAGTCCCCATGATGATGAAGTTAATTAGTATTGTTCTCAGTTTGCTACTTGTGTTGGGCTGGGGTACACCAGTCATGGCACAAACCCAACAACCAAGCATCACCCAAGAGCAATTAGAACAGGGTGATGAGTGGGCAAATCAAGCCTTTGCAGCCACGAATAAAGGTGATTTTGCGACGGCGGAAAAGTATTGGACAAAGATCATTGAGAATTTCCCCACGAATGCAGGTGCATGGAGTAACCGGGGTAATTCGCGGGTGAGTCAAAATAAGCTAGAAGCGGCACTAGTTGATTACAACAAAGCCGTAGAATTAGCCCCCAATGTCACCGACCCTTACTTAAATCGTGGTACAGCCTTAGAAGGGTTGGGCAAATGGGACGATGCGATCGCAGATTATAATCATGTTTTAGAACTAGATCCTCAAGATGCAATGGCGTATAACAATCGGGGTAATGCCAAAGCCGGTCTAGGAAAATGGTCAGATGCGATCGCAGATTATAAAAAATCCTTTGAAGTTGCCCCAAACTTTGCCTTTGCCCGTGCTAACTATGCCCTTGCTCTCTATGAAACTGGGCAAACAGACCAAGCCATCCGTGAGATGCGGAATATTACCCGTAAATACCCCAGCTTTGCTGATGTGCGTGCTGCATTGACAGCTGCTTACTGGGTCAATGGTCAGCAAGGTGAAGCAGAAAGTAACTGGGTGGCTGCCTATGGCTTGGATAGCCGCTATAAAGATATGAACTGGGTGAAAAATATCCGTCGCTGGCCGCCTAGCATGGTCTCTGCTTTGGATAAATTCTTGAAAATTAAGTAACAAAGAGCATATTAGGCATTGGAAATCCCATCTCCTGGATTTTTTCAATCCCAGCACTCTTATTTGCATTTAATGTTGCATTCTCGTAAAAATCTGTTACATTACGTTACAGGCAGTCGCAACTGTACAACGCAATACATTGGAGTTTTTTTATGTCAGGTTTCAAGAATCCTACACCTACTGTTTCCGAAGATCCTAATGCTGTGCGTTTTGGTTTCACTCGTCAGAGTGAAAATTGGAACGGTCGCTTTGCCATGATTGGTTTTCTATCTGTCGTTTTGATTGAAGCTTTTTCAGGTCAAGGCTTCCTCCATTTTTGGGGTATCCTGTAAATTGATTTGAGAATCTCCCGGCGGCAAAAATTTGGCTTGTCTTTGCTTTGCGAAGCTCATTTTTGCAAAAAGCCGGGGGATTC from Nostoc sp. UHCC 0870 includes these protein-coding regions:
- the ruvB gene encoding Holliday junction branch migration DNA helicase RuvB, whose amino-acid sequence is MAIISSKKQPPEPNGEPKQHRESAKAAPKEKILQPEAAVDEQGKQEESIRPQKFADYIGQKDLKDVLDIAIKAAKSRGEVLDHLLLYGPPGLGKTTMAMILASEMGVNYKITSAPALERPRDIVGLLVNLKPGDILFIDEIHRLSRMTEEILYPAMEDYRLDITVGKGSSARIRSLPLSKFTLVGATTRAGALTSPLRDRFGLIQKLRFYEVDELSKIVLRSSQLLQTNVTDDGAIEIARRSRGTPRIANRLLKRVRDYAEVKSCAEVTQDVAAEALQLFQVDPCGLDWTDRRMLSVIIEQFNGGPVGLETIAAATGEDTQTIEEVYEPYLMQIGYLSRTPRGRTATKAAYKHMGFTPPNEQMSLL
- the hisF gene encoding imidazole glycerol phosphate synthase subunit HisF yields the protein MLSKRILPCLDVKAGRVVKGVNFVNLKDAGDPVELAKVYNEAGADELVFLDITATHEDRDIIFDVVHRTAEQVFIPLTVGGGIQSLENVKALLRAGADKVSINSAAVRDPDLINRASDRFGNQCIVIAIDARRRIDPNNPGWDVYVRGGRENTGLDALFWAKEVEKRGAGELLVTSMDADGTQAGYDIELTRAIAEAVQIPVVASGGAGNCEHIHTALTEGKAEAALLASLLHYGQLSVAEIKNYLRDRQVPVRLYA
- a CDS encoding site-specific integrase, translating into MRELKVRKNGSRCLLRWTYQGIDYSLTWGKWNDKVERARLEYCGKLIYQDCLVGEFDNTLNKYNLWLQGIVYSGNGGPKPTAKFPPLVSLLEERLEETYNDADSALINLLKSFGKEITNSKDAQAFMKWLTTRGLKASSRKRYLAILQAVRRDLFGELEVKVAQTPRAKPFTRAEVKQILNYLQESQHYSHYHDLICLLFNTGLRTSEAIGLQWKHVDLEKGELHIYESLGRSKGSSSVRERKTTKTGKYRIVPINDTVLRMLQERPKKGQEELLFPSPTGLPIDDHNLSQRCWRNTLKALGIAHRPLYNTRHTFVSHCVDSGLTVAEVSSITGHNPKILLDHYLGSVKKPKLPEL
- a CDS encoding chlorophyll a/b-binding protein; this translates as MSGFKNPTPTVSEDPNAVRFGFTRQSENWNGRFAMIGFLSVVLIEAFSGQGFLHFWGIL
- a CDS encoding tetratricopeptide repeat protein, translating into MMKLISIVLSLLLVLGWGTPVMAQTQQPSITQEQLEQGDEWANQAFAATNKGDFATAEKYWTKIIENFPTNAGAWSNRGNSRVSQNKLEAALVDYNKAVELAPNVTDPYLNRGTALEGLGKWDDAIADYNHVLELDPQDAMAYNNRGNAKAGLGKWSDAIADYKKSFEVAPNFAFARANYALALYETGQTDQAIREMRNITRKYPSFADVRAALTAAYWVNGQQGEAESNWVAAYGLDSRYKDMNWVKNIRRWPPSMVSALDKFLKIK